The window CCGTACACCGTGATGGGCTCGCCGCGCAGCGCCTGGCTCACGAACCGCGGCACCACCATCCCGTACTGGCCGGTCTGGCGGGGCCCAGTGGTGTTGAAGAGGCGGCCGATGACCACCGGGAGCCCACGCTGCGCGTGATAGGCGAGGCCGAGGAACTCGTCGACCATCTTGGACGACGCGTACGACCAGCGGCTGCGCGAGGTCGGTCCGAGGACCACGTCGTCGTCCTCGTTGAAGGGGACGTTCTTGCTCTTGCCGTAGACCTCGGACGTCGAAGCGATCAACACCTTGACACGGTAGCGAAGCGCGGCCTTGAGGACGGCTTCGGTGGCGAGCACGTTCGTCTCGATGGTCCGGACCGGATCCTCGACGATCAGCTTGACGCCCACCGCCGCAGCGAGATGGAAGATGACGTCGCATTCGCTGGCCAGACGGTCCAGGACGACCTGATTCGTGATTGTCTCGATGGCGAAGTGGAACGACCCCCGGCTCTGGCCGGCCGCCGCCTTCTCGACGAGGCGCTGGATGTTCTCGAACCGGCCGGTCGAGAGGTCGTCGATGACCGTCACGCGACAGCCCCGCTCTACCAGGGCGTCGGCCAGATGGGAGCCGACGAACCCGGCGCCGCCCGTGATCAGCACGCGCTGCCAGGACGTCGAGCGAGAGCGCTGGTCGATACTCATGCCCTATTGCAGTCGAGCATAGCTACTTAATCTATGTTAGCCGACCGGGCTGGAGGCGGGTTCATCCTTTCGCGGGGTTCGAGCCCGGGGCGTTCCTCACGTGGATGGTCTTCGCTTGAAACGCACGATCGTCGCGCCCCACCCCCCTCTTTCCGGACGCGCGTCCGCGTAGGAGGCGACCAGCGGGTGGCGGGCGAGCAGCGACTGGACGATCGCGCGCTGGACGCCCGCACCGCGGCCGTGGATCAGCCGCACCTCGGCGAAGCCGCGCGCGTGGGCGGCCTCGAGGTACTCCGCGACGACGGAGGGAACGTCGCGCGGCGCGAACGCGTGAAGGTCGAGGGCGTCCTCGATCGGGACGCGGACGGGCTCCTCCGGCTCGCCGCCTACAGCCGTGGCCCTTCCAGCACGTGCTGCTTCCAGTGGTCGAAGCTCAGGAGATCCTCCCCCGAGAGCTTGCACTGTCAGAAGGTCGCCGCGCGCTCGAAGAACGCGACGTCCACGACGCCGACGTTCTCCGCGCGCGCCGTCTCGGCGACCTTCTGGGCGACCATCTGGCGGACGAACGGGATCGGGATCCGGCCGAGCCGGCGGAGGACCTCGTCGGTGCAGCGGATGCGCGTGCCCGGGAGCACCGGCCCCTCGGCGACGCCCGCGTCTGCCTCGCGCTCCGGGTGCTCGCACGTCTCGGGGACGAGCTGTTGCAGGCGGAGCGACACGTACTCCGTCACCCACTGCTGGATCCCGCGCTTCAGAGCCTCGTCGCCGGGCCCGAGACTCCGAAGCTTCTCGTCGACGCCGCCGAGCAGGCGCTCCAGCCGGCCGAGCCTCGCCTCGAGCGCGGCCAGCTGCTCGCCGATGCCGTGCGGATCCATGCGCTCCTCGCTCGGGCCACCCACGATTCTATCCGTCCTCGCGGTCCCCCCTACAACGGTCGCTCACGCGAGCACGGGACGCCGCGTGCGCCAATCCGTGAGGCGCTGGTAGGCGTCGCCCGCGCGCATCACCGTGGCCTCGTCGAACGGCCGCCCGACGAGCTGCATGCCGATCGGGAGCCCGCCCTGCGTGAAGCCGCACGGCACCGAGCAGGCCGGGTGCCCGGAGAAGTTGAAGGGGCGCGTGAGACGGATCAGCGCCGAGCGCACGTCGGAGGCGCCGTCGCCCAGGATCGTCGTCTTCTCGCCGAGCACCGGCGCCGGGATCGGTGTCGCGGGCGCCAGGAGCACGTCGCGCCGGGCGAGCACCGCGTCCATCTCCTGGCGGACCAGCTGGCGCACCTGCTGGGCGCGGACGTAGTGGACGCCGCTCACGAAGGCGCCCATCCTGAGCCGCTCCCGCACGTCGGGCTGATACTCCGCCGCGCGTGTTCTCATCCAGTCCGCGTGGTACGCGAGGGCCTCGGTCGCGACGATCGCGAACGACGCCGAGGGCACGTGCACCACCTCGGCGAGGTTCACCTCGTCCACGACGGCGCCGGCCTGCTCCAGCGTCTTCGCGGCCTTCTCGACGGCCGCCCGGACCTCGGGCGCCGCGACGTCGGTGAAGTGGGCGCGCAGGAGGCCGACGCGGAGCCCCTTCACGTCGCCCGTGAGCGCGGCCGCGTAGTCGGGCACGGGCAGCACGCTCGTCGTCGGGTCGGCGGGGTCGTAGCCGGCCATCGCGCCGAGCATGAGCGCGCAGTCCTCGACCGTACGCGCCATCGGCCCCGCGTGGTCCATGGACCAAGAAAGGGGGAGCACGCCCGCGCGGCTCACGCGCCCGTACGTTGGCTTGACGCCGCTGATCCCGCAGAGCGAGGCGGGGATGCGGATCGAGCCGCCGGTGTCCGAGCCGAGGGCGCCCGGCACGAGCGCCGCCGCGACGGCGACCCCCGAGCCCGAGGAGGAACCTCCTGCGATGCGGTGGGCGTTACGATCCCACGGGTTCCGCGCGTCGCCGTAGTGGGCATTGAGCCCCTCGGGCCCGTAGGCGAACTCGTGCATGTTGAGCTTGCCCAGCACGATGAGCCCCGCCACCGCCAGGCGCGCGACCACCGTGGCGTCCTGCGCCGGCACGAAGTCGGCGAGGATCTTGGAGCCGCCCGTGGTCCTGACGCCCTCGGTGTTGTAGAGGTCCTTCGGTCCGTAGGGCACGCCGAGGAGCGGGCCCGCCGCGCTGCCGGCCATCAGCCGCGCCTCGGCGGCCCTCGCGGCGTCGACCGCCTGCTCGCCGCACACGGTGATGAACGCCTTGAGCCGGCCGTCGAGCGCCGTGACGCGCTCGAGGTGGGCGCGGACGACCTCCACGGGAGAGACTTCTTTCCTCGCGATCATGCGGCCGAGCTCGGCCATCGAGCGCCAGACGAGGTCCTGCACGTCAGATCACGCGGTACTGCGTGGCGGGCTCGACCTCCCGCAGCGGCATCGTCTCCAGGCGCGCCAGGAGCTCGAGGGCGCGGGCCAGCGCGGGCCGGACGGCTTCGAGCTCGGCGTCGCTCCAGTCGAATCCGGAGAGCCGCGTCATGCGTCGCAGGGTGTCGAGGTCTATTTCCATGGGCGGGAGCATACCACTAGAATGAGGGGGCATGGCCCTTGCGCTGACGATCCTGACCGACCCGCGCGATCCCGGGGCGCGCCGCGCGCTCGACCTGGCGCCCGGGACCTCGATCCTCAAGGCCGCCCAGGCGGGCGGCGTCGACATCACCGCCACGTGCGGCGGTCGCGGGCGCTGCACGTCGTGCCGGGTCAAGTTCGTCGCCGGCGCCCCGCCGCCGCCGACGATCATGGACGAGGTCCAGCTCGGCGACGACCTCGTGCGCGAGGGCTACCGCCTCTCCTGTCAGTGCGTGCCGAGCGAGCCCGTGACCGTGCAGGTGGCGCCGCCCCTCGAGGAGCTCTCCTTCCAGATCCTCGGCGCGGGCGCCGGTCCGAGCACGTTGAGCCGTGTCCGCCTGGACTCGGGAATCCAGAAGCAGGTGGTCAAGGTCGCGCTGCCCCGCGAGGAGCACCACCAGACCTCCGACCTCGAGCAGCTGTGTGCCGCCGTGGGAGTCACTCCAGCGGACGTCGGTACCGGCGTCCTCCAGGGTCTGCCGGCGGCGCTCCGCGACGATCCCGACGGCGTCACGGTGACGACGTTCACGGCCGGCGCCGACCGACCGCTCACGCGCGTCCTCGCCGTCGAGCGCGGCGACACCGCGGGGATGAAGTTCGGCCTCGCGGTGGACGTCGGCACGACGAGCGTCGTCACCACGCTGCTGGCGCTCGACTCGGCCGAGCAGCTCGCGTCGGTCTCGAGCCTGAACCCCCAGGCGGTCTTCGGCGGCGATCTCATGTCCCGCATCGCCTTCGCCCAGTTCAACCCGGCGAACCTCCGGAAGCTCCACGGGCGCATCGTGGCCCTCCTGAACCAGCACATCGGCGAAGTCTGTCGCGAGTCGGGCGTGCTCGCCAAGTGGATCCACAAGGTGGTCGTCGTCGGCAACACGTGCATGCACCACATCCTGCTCGGCATCGACCCCTCGCACGTGGGGCTGGCGCCCTACGCGCCGGTCATGCGCCACCCGCTCGTGCTGCCGGCGCGCGACCTGTTCCTCAAGCTCGGCCCCGAGGTGCCCGTCTGCCTCCTGCCGATCGTCGCGGGCTTCGTCGGCGCCGACGCCGTCGCCGTCGCCCTCGCGACGCGCATCTACGACAGCGCCGAGGTGAGGATCGCGGTCGACATC is drawn from Candidatus Methylomirabilota bacterium and contains these coding sequences:
- a CDS encoding GDP-mannose 4,6-dehydratase, with protein sequence MSIDQRSRSTSWQRVLITGGAGFVGSHLADALVERGCRVTVIDDLSTGRFENIQRLVEKAAAGQSRGSFHFAIETITNQVVLDRLASECDVIFHLAAAVGVKLIVEDPVRTIETNVLATEAVLKAALRYRVKVLIASTSEVYGKSKNVPFNEDDDVVLGPTSRSRWSYASSKMVDEFLGLAYHAQRGLPVVIGRLFNTTGPRQTGQYGMVVPRFVSQALRGEPITVYGDGQQSRCFCDVEDVVRALILLAECPEAVGQVFNVGSADEVTILDLARRVLAAVDRLGGRRGSGGDGEKSRIRFVPYEDAYAVGFEDMQRRVPDIRKIKAVTGWEPTIRLDDTLERVIRHLRDGRSKLAARPSPSRARRAAGASGR
- a CDS encoding Smr/MutS family protein; translation: MQALGGGSPELRPLEAARAGRATAVGGEPEEPVRVPIEDALDLHAFAPRDVPSVVAEYLEAAHARGFAEVRLIHGRGAGVQRAIVQSLLARHPLVASYADARPERGGWGATIVRFKRRPST
- a CDS encoding ASKHA domain-containing protein; the encoded protein is MALALTILTDPRDPGARRALDLAPGTSILKAAQAGGVDITATCGGRGRCTSCRVKFVAGAPPPPTIMDEVQLGDDLVREGYRLSCQCVPSEPVTVQVAPPLEELSFQILGAGAGPSTLSRVRLDSGIQKQVVKVALPREEHHQTSDLEQLCAAVGVTPADVGTGVLQGLPAALRDDPDGVTVTTFTAGADRPLTRVLAVERGDTAGMKFGLAVDVGTTSVVTTLLALDSAEQLASVSSLNPQAVFGGDLMSRIAFAQFNPANLRKLHGRIVALLNQHIGEVCRESGVLAKWIHKVVVVGNTCMHHILLGIDPSHVGLAPYAPVMRHPLVLPARDLFLKLGPEVPVCLLPIVAGFVGADAVAVALATRIYDSAEVRIAVDIGTNGEVILGSRDRLWACSAPAGPALEGGQIRHGMRGALGAIDRVVVGDDIRVHTIGEGPALGICGSGLVDLVAGLLDAGVIDWTGLIQVEGRERLAPKLGARVELRGEERLVVVVRSGEAGAPREIVLTQDDVRQVQLAKGAIASGVAMLQHVAGIPRARVAELMLAGGFGNYISIPSALRIGLIPALPKETIRYVGNAASLGAQLCLLSETERARAAEVAARIEHVSLAAHPDFESIFVDAMNFPRGS
- a CDS encoding PCP reductase family protein; the protein is MGGPSEERMDPHGIGEQLAALEARLGRLERLLGGVDEKLRSLGPGDEALKRGIQQWVTEYVSLRLQQLVPETCEHPEREADAGVAEGPVLPGTRIRCTDEVLRRLGRIPIPFVRQMVAQKVAETARAENVGVVDVAFFERAATF
- a CDS encoding amidase yields the protein MQDLVWRSMAELGRMIARKEVSPVEVVRAHLERVTALDGRLKAFITVCGEQAVDAARAAEARLMAGSAAGPLLGVPYGPKDLYNTEGVRTTGGSKILADFVPAQDATVVARLAVAGLIVLGKLNMHEFAYGPEGLNAHYGDARNPWDRNAHRIAGGSSSGSGVAVAAALVPGALGSDTGGSIRIPASLCGISGVKPTYGRVSRAGVLPLSWSMDHAGPMARTVEDCALMLGAMAGYDPADPTTSVLPVPDYAAALTGDVKGLRVGLLRAHFTDVAAPEVRAAVEKAAKTLEQAGAVVDEVNLAEVVHVPSASFAIVATEALAYHADWMRTRAAEYQPDVRERLRMGAFVSGVHYVRAQQVRQLVRQEMDAVLARRDVLLAPATPIPAPVLGEKTTILGDGASDVRSALIRLTRPFNFSGHPACSVPCGFTQGGLPIGMQLVGRPFDEATVMRAGDAYQRLTDWRTRRPVLA